One genomic segment of Strix aluco isolate bStrAlu1 chromosome 14, bStrAlu1.hap1, whole genome shotgun sequence includes these proteins:
- the LOC141929929 gene encoding uncharacterized protein LOC141929929 isoform X4 — protein MAAGGARLLAAETVLRPRWSVPVLGMLFTAPTSGLCGVSLPGLVLLTARGQKGTGGAFPGCGPWPGAATAEAGEARERERRRKSRLCGQHPPPSAGRESLPLWVRKEPSSQSAAGQAASVHPGSACVTPSAGEDSQATGFSEEEEGQEEGRRKKHLTRQILPAAPRARAAGMVGPDDLQEFPSHLKPFCSSGVTTVTSRAVSYHRDCSRQHHGMLIMTSTGLAVLSFSLLLAMDLQWPLIRGKRLYNSKWSYKAVLLAIGVCEGALALKRCLTHTAYISEEPQEMKYCSPAGGGEERRDKHGVRKDPQGKREWQEEWRKSRQQVEEREGCSGQSSTVRGGAAT, from the exons ATGGCGGCTGGAGGGGCGAGATTGCTGGCGGCGG agaCCGTGCTGAGGCCGCGCTGGTCTGTTCCTGTCCTGGGGATGCTGTTCACTGCACCCACCTCGGGCTtgtgtggggtgtctctgcctggcCTTGTGCTTCTCACAGCACGGGGGCAAAAAGGGACAGGCGGAGCCTTTCCCGGCTGTGGACCgtggccaggagctgccacagctgaagctggagaggccagagaaagggaaagaaggagaaaatcaagGCTATGtgggcagcacccgcctcccagtgcaggaagagagagcctgcctctctgggtgaggaaggagccctcttcacagtccgcaGCAGGCCAGGCCGCCAGcgtgcacccggggtctgcgtgcgtcaccccaagcgCA ggggaggacagccaggcgactggattttcagaagaagaagaggggcaggaggaaggaaggagaaagaagcatctgACCCGTCAAATTCTCCCGGCAGCGCCGAGAgcgagagctgcg GgcatggttggaccagatgacctgcaagagttcccttcccacctcaaaccGTTCTGCAGTTCGGGAGTCACAACTGTCACATCCAGGGCTGTGAGCTACCACAG agactgcagccgtcagcaccacgggatgctgataatgaccagcacaggcctcgctgtactgtcgttttcgctgctgcttgcaatggatctgcagtggcctttgattcgcggaaaaagactctacaactcgaaatggagttataaagcag TTTTGCTCGCTATTGGTGTGTGTGAAGGTGCCTTGGCTCTAAAAAGATGCCTGACGCATACTGCTTACATCTCAGAAGAGCCACAAGAAATGAAGTACTGTAGCCCAG ctggtggtggagaagaaagaagagacaaacatgGCGTGCGGAAGGACCCGCAAGGCAAGAGAGAGTGGcaggaagagtggaggaagtCTAGGCAAcaagtggaggaaagagaagggtgCTCCGGGCAAAGCAGcactgtgaggggcggagcggccacctga
- the LOC141929929 gene encoding uncharacterized protein LOC141929929 isoform X6 has translation MAAGGARLLAAETVLRPRWSVPVLGMLFTAPTSGLCGVSLPGLVLLTARGQKGTGGAFPGCGPWPGAATAEAGEARERERRRKSRLCGQHPPPSAGRESLPLWVRKEPSSQSAAGQAASVHPGSACVTPSAGEDSQATGFSEEEEGQEEGRRKKHLTRQILPAAPRARAAFQGMVGPDDLQEFPSHLKPFCSSGVTTVTSRAVSYHRKLWLTKLCHNRDCSRQHHGMLIMTSTGLAVLSFSLLLAMDLQWPLIRGKRLYNSKWSYKAVFFSFLEEHRWWESLFGWSPPTTGLFNSMFHSV, from the exons ATGGCGGCTGGAGGGGCGAGATTGCTGGCGGCGG agaCCGTGCTGAGGCCGCGCTGGTCTGTTCCTGTCCTGGGGATGCTGTTCACTGCACCCACCTCGGGCTtgtgtggggtgtctctgcctggcCTTGTGCTTCTCACAGCACGGGGGCAAAAAGGGACAGGCGGAGCCTTTCCCGGCTGTGGACCgtggccaggagctgccacagctgaagctggagaggccagagaaagggaaagaaggagaaaatcaagGCTATGtgggcagcacccgcctcccagtgcaggaagagagagcctgcctctctgggtgaggaaggagccctcttcacagtccgcaGCAGGCCAGGCCGCCAGcgtgcacccggggtctgcgtgcgtcaccccaagcgCA ggggaggacagccaggcgactggattttcagaagaagaagaggggcaggaggaaggaaggagaaagaagcatctgACCCGTCAAATTCTCCCGGCAGCGCCGAGAgcgagagctgcg TTCCAGGgcatggttggaccagatgacctgcaagagttcccttcccacctcaaaccGTTCTGCAGTTCGGGAGTCACAACTGTCACATCCAGGGCTGTGAGCTACCACAG aaagctctggctgacgaagttatgccacaacagagactgcagccgtcagcaccacgggatgctgataatgaccagcacaggcctcgctgtactgtcgttttcgctgctgcttgcaatggatctgcagtggcctttgattcgcggaaaaagactctacaactcgaaatggagttataaagcag ttttcttttctttccttgaagaacatcgatggtgggaaagcttatttggatggtcaccaccaacaacaggactgtttaattccatgtttcactcggtctga
- the LOC141929929 gene encoding uncharacterized protein LOC141929929 isoform X7, whose translation MAAGGARLLAAETVLRPRWSVPVLGMLFTAPTSGLCGVSLPGLVLLTARGQKGTGGAFPGCGPWPGAATAEAGEARERERRRKSRLCGQHPPPSAGRESLPLWVRKEPSSQSAAGQAASVHPGSACVTPSAGEDSQATGFSEEEEGQEEGRRKKHLTRQILPAAPRARAAFQGMVGPDDLQEFPSHLKPFCSSGVTTVTSRAVSYHRKLWLTKLCHNRDCSRQHHGMLIMTSTGLAVLSFSLLLAMDLQWPLIRGKRLYNSKWSYKAEHRWWESLFGWSPPTTGLFNSMFHSV comes from the exons ATGGCGGCTGGAGGGGCGAGATTGCTGGCGGCGG agaCCGTGCTGAGGCCGCGCTGGTCTGTTCCTGTCCTGGGGATGCTGTTCACTGCACCCACCTCGGGCTtgtgtggggtgtctctgcctggcCTTGTGCTTCTCACAGCACGGGGGCAAAAAGGGACAGGCGGAGCCTTTCCCGGCTGTGGACCgtggccaggagctgccacagctgaagctggagaggccagagaaagggaaagaaggagaaaatcaagGCTATGtgggcagcacccgcctcccagtgcaggaagagagagcctgcctctctgggtgaggaaggagccctcttcacagtccgcaGCAGGCCAGGCCGCCAGcgtgcacccggggtctgcgtgcgtcaccccaagcgCA ggggaggacagccaggcgactggattttcagaagaagaagaggggcaggaggaaggaaggagaaagaagcatctgACCCGTCAAATTCTCCCGGCAGCGCCGAGAgcgagagctgcg TTCCAGGgcatggttggaccagatgacctgcaagagttcccttcccacctcaaaccGTTCTGCAGTTCGGGAGTCACAACTGTCACATCCAGGGCTGTGAGCTACCACAG aaagctctggctgacgaagttatgccacaacagagactgcagccgtcagcaccacgggatgctgataatgaccagcacaggcctcgctgtactgtcgttttcgctgctgcttgcaatggatctgcagtggcctttgattcgcggaaaaagactctacaactcgaaatggagttataaagcag aacatcgatggtgggaaagcttatttggatggtcaccaccaacaacaggactgtttaattccatgtttcactcggtctga
- the LOC141929929 gene encoding uncharacterized protein LOC141929929 isoform X9: MAAGGARLLAAETVLRPRWSVPVLGMLFTAPTSGLCGVSLPGLVLLTARGQKGTGGAFPGCGPWPGAATAEAGEARERERRRKSRLCGQHPPPSAGRESLPLWVRKEPSSQSAAGQAASVHPGSACVTPSAGEDSQATGFSEEEEGQEEGRRKKHLTRQILPAAPRARAAFQGMVGPDDLQEFPSHLKPFCSSGVTTVTSRAVSYHRKLWLTKLCHNRDCSRQHHGMLIMTSTGLAVLSFSLLLAMDLQWPLIRGKRLYNSKWSYKAGLFPAVIMLLV, from the exons ATGGCGGCTGGAGGGGCGAGATTGCTGGCGGCGG agaCCGTGCTGAGGCCGCGCTGGTCTGTTCCTGTCCTGGGGATGCTGTTCACTGCACCCACCTCGGGCTtgtgtggggtgtctctgcctggcCTTGTGCTTCTCACAGCACGGGGGCAAAAAGGGACAGGCGGAGCCTTTCCCGGCTGTGGACCgtggccaggagctgccacagctgaagctggagaggccagagaaagggaaagaaggagaaaatcaagGCTATGtgggcagcacccgcctcccagtgcaggaagagagagcctgcctctctgggtgaggaaggagccctcttcacagtccgcaGCAGGCCAGGCCGCCAGcgtgcacccggggtctgcgtgcgtcaccccaagcgCA ggggaggacagccaggcgactggattttcagaagaagaagaggggcaggaggaaggaaggagaaagaagcatctgACCCGTCAAATTCTCCCGGCAGCGCCGAGAgcgagagctgcg TTCCAGGgcatggttggaccagatgacctgcaagagttcccttcccacctcaaaccGTTCTGCAGTTCGGGAGTCACAACTGTCACATCCAGGGCTGTGAGCTACCACAG aaagctctggctgacgaagttatgccacaacagagactgcagccgtcagcaccacgggatgctgataatgaccagcacaggcctcgctgtactgtcgttttcgctgctgcttgcaatggatctgcagtggcctttgattcgcggaaaaagactctacaactcgaaatggagttataaagcag GGCTTTTCCCAGCTGTCATTATGCTACTTGTCTGA
- the LOC141929929 gene encoding uncharacterized protein LOC141929929 isoform X3, whose translation MAAGGARLLAAETVLRPRWSVPVLGMLFTAPTSGLCGVSLPGLVLLTARGQKGTGGAFPGCGPWPGAATAEAGEARERERRRKSRLCGQHPPPSAGRESLPLWVRKEPSSQSAAGQAASVHPGSACVTPSAGEDSQATGFSEEEEGQEEGRRKKHLTRQILPAAPRARAAFQGMVGPDDLQEFPSHLKPFCSSGVTTVTSRAVSYHRDCSRQHHGMLIMTSTGLAVLSFSLLLAMDLQWPLIRGKRLYNSKWSYKAVLLAIGVCEGALALKRCLTHTAYISEEPQEMKYCSPAGGGEERRDKHGVRKDPQGKREWQEEWRKSRQQVEEREGCSGQSSTVRGGAAT comes from the exons ATGGCGGCTGGAGGGGCGAGATTGCTGGCGGCGG agaCCGTGCTGAGGCCGCGCTGGTCTGTTCCTGTCCTGGGGATGCTGTTCACTGCACCCACCTCGGGCTtgtgtggggtgtctctgcctggcCTTGTGCTTCTCACAGCACGGGGGCAAAAAGGGACAGGCGGAGCCTTTCCCGGCTGTGGACCgtggccaggagctgccacagctgaagctggagaggccagagaaagggaaagaaggagaaaatcaagGCTATGtgggcagcacccgcctcccagtgcaggaagagagagcctgcctctctgggtgaggaaggagccctcttcacagtccgcaGCAGGCCAGGCCGCCAGcgtgcacccggggtctgcgtgcgtcaccccaagcgCA ggggaggacagccaggcgactggattttcagaagaagaagaggggcaggaggaaggaaggagaaagaagcatctgACCCGTCAAATTCTCCCGGCAGCGCCGAGAgcgagagctgcg TTCCAGGgcatggttggaccagatgacctgcaagagttcccttcccacctcaaaccGTTCTGCAGTTCGGGAGTCACAACTGTCACATCCAGGGCTGTGAGCTACCACAG agactgcagccgtcagcaccacgggatgctgataatgaccagcacaggcctcgctgtactgtcgttttcgctgctgcttgcaatggatctgcagtggcctttgattcgcggaaaaagactctacaactcgaaatggagttataaagcag TTTTGCTCGCTATTGGTGTGTGTGAAGGTGCCTTGGCTCTAAAAAGATGCCTGACGCATACTGCTTACATCTCAGAAGAGCCACAAGAAATGAAGTACTGTAGCCCAG ctggtggtggagaagaaagaagagacaaacatgGCGTGCGGAAGGACCCGCAAGGCAAGAGAGAGTGGcaggaagagtggaggaagtCTAGGCAAcaagtggaggaaagagaagggtgCTCCGGGCAAAGCAGcactgtgaggggcggagcggccacctga
- the LOC141929929 gene encoding uncharacterized protein LOC141929929 isoform X8 produces the protein MAAGGARLLAAETVLRPRWSVPVLGMLFTAPTSGLCGVSLPGLVLLTARGQKGTGGAFPGCGPWPGAATAEAGEARERERRRKSRLCGQHPPPSAGRESLPLWVRKEPSSQSAAGQAASVHPGSACVTPSAGEDSQATGFSEEEEGQEEGRRKKHLTRQILPAAPRARAAFQGMVGPDDLQEFPSHLKPFCSSGVTTVTSRAVSYHRKLWLTKLCHNRDCSRQHHGMLIMTSTGLAVLSFSLLLAMDLQWPLIRGKRLYNSKWSYKAGIEARGNHTASLWTR, from the exons ATGGCGGCTGGAGGGGCGAGATTGCTGGCGGCGG agaCCGTGCTGAGGCCGCGCTGGTCTGTTCCTGTCCTGGGGATGCTGTTCACTGCACCCACCTCGGGCTtgtgtggggtgtctctgcctggcCTTGTGCTTCTCACAGCACGGGGGCAAAAAGGGACAGGCGGAGCCTTTCCCGGCTGTGGACCgtggccaggagctgccacagctgaagctggagaggccagagaaagggaaagaaggagaaaatcaagGCTATGtgggcagcacccgcctcccagtgcaggaagagagagcctgcctctctgggtgaggaaggagccctcttcacagtccgcaGCAGGCCAGGCCGCCAGcgtgcacccggggtctgcgtgcgtcaccccaagcgCA ggggaggacagccaggcgactggattttcagaagaagaagaggggcaggaggaaggaaggagaaagaagcatctgACCCGTCAAATTCTCCCGGCAGCGCCGAGAgcgagagctgcg TTCCAGGgcatggttggaccagatgacctgcaagagttcccttcccacctcaaaccGTTCTGCAGTTCGGGAGTCACAACTGTCACATCCAGGGCTGTGAGCTACCACAG aaagctctggctgacgaagttatgccacaacagagactgcagccgtcagcaccacgggatgctgataatgaccagcacaggcctcgctgtactgtcgttttcgctgctgcttgcaatggatctgcagtggcctttgattcgcggaaaaagactctacaactcgaaatggagttataaagcag gcatagaggcaagaggcaaccacactgccagtctatggacaagataa
- the LOC141929929 gene encoding uncharacterized protein LOC141929929 isoform X5, whose product MAAGGARLLAAETVLRPRWSVPVLGMLFTAPTSGLCGVSLPGLVLLTARGQKGTGGAFPGCGPWPGAATAEAGEARERERRRKSRLCGQHPPPSAGRESLPLWGEDSQATGFSEEEEGQEEGRRKKHLTRQILPAAPRARAAFQGMVGPDDLQEFPSHLKPFCSSGVTTVTSRAVSYHRKLWLTKLCHNRDCSRQHHGMLIMTSTGLAVLSFSLLLAMDLQWPLIRGKRLYNSKWSYKAVLLAIGVCEGALALKRCLTHTAYISEEPQEMKYCSPAGGGEERRDKHGVRKDPQGKREWQEEWRKSRQQVEEREGCSGQSSTVRGGAAT is encoded by the exons ATGGCGGCTGGAGGGGCGAGATTGCTGGCGGCGG agaCCGTGCTGAGGCCGCGCTGGTCTGTTCCTGTCCTGGGGATGCTGTTCACTGCACCCACCTCGGGCTtgtgtggggtgtctctgcctggcCTTGTGCTTCTCACAGCACGGGGGCAAAAAGGGACAGGCGGAGCCTTTCCCGGCTGTGGACCgtggccaggagctgccacagctgaagctggagaggccagagaaagggaaagaaggagaaaatcaagGCTATGtgggcagcacccgcctcccagtgcaggaagagagagcctgcctctctgg ggggaggacagccaggcgactggattttcagaagaagaagaggggcaggaggaaggaaggagaaagaagcatctgACCCGTCAAATTCTCCCGGCAGCGCCGAGAgcgagagctgcg TTCCAGGgcatggttggaccagatgacctgcaagagttcccttcccacctcaaaccGTTCTGCAGTTCGGGAGTCACAACTGTCACATCCAGGGCTGTGAGCTACCACAG aaagctctggctgacgaagttatgccacaacagagactgcagccgtcagcaccacgggatgctgataatgaccagcacaggcctcgctgtactgtcgttttcgctgctgcttgcaatggatctgcagtggcctttgattcgcggaaaaagactctacaactcgaaatggagttataaagcag TTTTGCTCGCTATTGGTGTGTGTGAAGGTGCCTTGGCTCTAAAAAGATGCCTGACGCATACTGCTTACATCTCAGAAGAGCCACAAGAAATGAAGTACTGTAGCCCAG ctggtggtggagaagaaagaagagacaaacatgGCGTGCGGAAGGACCCGCAAGGCAAGAGAGAGTGGcaggaagagtggaggaagtCTAGGCAAcaagtggaggaaagagaagggtgCTCCGGGCAAAGCAGcactgtgaggggcggagcggccacctga
- the LOC141929929 gene encoding uncharacterized protein LOC141929929 isoform X1, which produces MAAGGARLLAAETVLRPRWSVPVLGMLFTAPTSGLCGVSLPGLVLLTARGQKGTGGAFPGCGPWPGAATAEAGEARERERRRKSRLCGQHPPPSAGRESLPLWVRKEPSSQSAAGQAASVHPGSACVTPSAGEDSQATGFSEEEEGQEEGRRKKHLTRQILPAAPRARAAFQGMVGPDDLQEFPSHLKPFCSSGVTTVTSRAVSYHRKLWLTKLCHNRDCSRQHHGMLIMTSTGLAVLSFSLLLAMDLQWPLIRGKRLYNSKWSYKAVLLAIGVCEGALALKRCLTHTAYISEEPQEMKYCSPAGGGEERRDKHGVRKDPQGKREWQEEWRKSRQQVEEREGCSGQSSTVRGGAAT; this is translated from the exons ATGGCGGCTGGAGGGGCGAGATTGCTGGCGGCGG agaCCGTGCTGAGGCCGCGCTGGTCTGTTCCTGTCCTGGGGATGCTGTTCACTGCACCCACCTCGGGCTtgtgtggggtgtctctgcctggcCTTGTGCTTCTCACAGCACGGGGGCAAAAAGGGACAGGCGGAGCCTTTCCCGGCTGTGGACCgtggccaggagctgccacagctgaagctggagaggccagagaaagggaaagaaggagaaaatcaagGCTATGtgggcagcacccgcctcccagtgcaggaagagagagcctgcctctctgggtgaggaaggagccctcttcacagtccgcaGCAGGCCAGGCCGCCAGcgtgcacccggggtctgcgtgcgtcaccccaagcgCA ggggaggacagccaggcgactggattttcagaagaagaagaggggcaggaggaaggaaggagaaagaagcatctgACCCGTCAAATTCTCCCGGCAGCGCCGAGAgcgagagctgcg TTCCAGGgcatggttggaccagatgacctgcaagagttcccttcccacctcaaaccGTTCTGCAGTTCGGGAGTCACAACTGTCACATCCAGGGCTGTGAGCTACCACAG aaagctctggctgacgaagttatgccacaacagagactgcagccgtcagcaccacgggatgctgataatgaccagcacaggcctcgctgtactgtcgttttcgctgctgcttgcaatggatctgcagtggcctttgattcgcggaaaaagactctacaactcgaaatggagttataaagcag TTTTGCTCGCTATTGGTGTGTGTGAAGGTGCCTTGGCTCTAAAAAGATGCCTGACGCATACTGCTTACATCTCAGAAGAGCCACAAGAAATGAAGTACTGTAGCCCAG ctggtggtggagaagaaagaagagacaaacatgGCGTGCGGAAGGACCCGCAAGGCAAGAGAGAGTGGcaggaagagtggaggaagtCTAGGCAAcaagtggaggaaagagaagggtgCTCCGGGCAAAGCAGcactgtgaggggcggagcggccacctga
- the LOC141929929 gene encoding uncharacterized protein LOC141929929 isoform X2: protein MAAGGARLLAAETVLRPRWSVPVLGMLFTAPTSGLCGVSLPGLVLLTARGQKGTGGAFPGCGPWPGAATAEAGEARERERRRKSRLCGQHPPPSAGRESLPLWVRKEPSSQSAAGQAASVHPGSACVTPSAGEDSQATGFSEEEEGQEEGRRKKHLTRQILPAAPRARAAGMVGPDDLQEFPSHLKPFCSSGVTTVTSRAVSYHRKLWLTKLCHNRDCSRQHHGMLIMTSTGLAVLSFSLLLAMDLQWPLIRGKRLYNSKWSYKAVLLAIGVCEGALALKRCLTHTAYISEEPQEMKYCSPAGGGEERRDKHGVRKDPQGKREWQEEWRKSRQQVEEREGCSGQSSTVRGGAAT from the exons ATGGCGGCTGGAGGGGCGAGATTGCTGGCGGCGG agaCCGTGCTGAGGCCGCGCTGGTCTGTTCCTGTCCTGGGGATGCTGTTCACTGCACCCACCTCGGGCTtgtgtggggtgtctctgcctggcCTTGTGCTTCTCACAGCACGGGGGCAAAAAGGGACAGGCGGAGCCTTTCCCGGCTGTGGACCgtggccaggagctgccacagctgaagctggagaggccagagaaagggaaagaaggagaaaatcaagGCTATGtgggcagcacccgcctcccagtgcaggaagagagagcctgcctctctgggtgaggaaggagccctcttcacagtccgcaGCAGGCCAGGCCGCCAGcgtgcacccggggtctgcgtgcgtcaccccaagcgCA ggggaggacagccaggcgactggattttcagaagaagaagaggggcaggaggaaggaaggagaaagaagcatctgACCCGTCAAATTCTCCCGGCAGCGCCGAGAgcgagagctgcg GgcatggttggaccagatgacctgcaagagttcccttcccacctcaaaccGTTCTGCAGTTCGGGAGTCACAACTGTCACATCCAGGGCTGTGAGCTACCACAG aaagctctggctgacgaagttatgccacaacagagactgcagccgtcagcaccacgggatgctgataatgaccagcacaggcctcgctgtactgtcgttttcgctgctgcttgcaatggatctgcagtggcctttgattcgcggaaaaagactctacaactcgaaatggagttataaagcag TTTTGCTCGCTATTGGTGTGTGTGAAGGTGCCTTGGCTCTAAAAAGATGCCTGACGCATACTGCTTACATCTCAGAAGAGCCACAAGAAATGAAGTACTGTAGCCCAG ctggtggtggagaagaaagaagagacaaacatgGCGTGCGGAAGGACCCGCAAGGCAAGAGAGAGTGGcaggaagagtggaggaagtCTAGGCAAcaagtggaggaaagagaagggtgCTCCGGGCAAAGCAGcactgtgaggggcggagcggccacctga